One genomic segment of Thunnus albacares chromosome 18, fThuAlb1.1, whole genome shotgun sequence includes these proteins:
- the LOC122968538 gene encoding nucleus accumbens-associated protein 2: protein MSQLLHVEIPNFGATVLGSLNEQRLLGHYCDVSILVKGQAFKAHRAVLAASSLYFRDLFSTSTKTQFELPSSVTPACFEQILTFCYTGKLTMAASEQLVVMYTAGYLQIQHIVERGMDLMFKANSPHCDSQTAGSLEETGSEPQSPCNNGNGLAVAALLATPGWSPSLIMPHRKIKLEGADPTPLTIPSTQTKISSSELGSRLARASSLFYTTAGGTPIPGMPSYHLQGASGGGTGGGAGVERSSPGSSSLPTTDSPTSYQNEDEEFEEEPYDGITEDAYSHLYGRSANPYGIQDKPEMAAVPLALENRNCVLIRRDLVALPASLISQIGYRCHPKLYTEGDPGEKLELVAGTQVFMTRGQLMNCHLCAGIKHKVLLRRLLATFFDRNTLANSCGTGIRSSTSDPSRKPLDSRVLNAVKLYCQNFNPNFKESEMNVIAADMCTNARRVRKRWLPKIKSMLPDGMEVYRAGMGMGAAVGLGLALGAPQAGVHLPFEPDFKTLEQRLYPDRKDPLRTHPPLTEGSPGSGAAGAEAEGEGEGVVQEEQEEDEDEAGLEGVDGSLGAPSLIPGAEAGDCGDTPPEQEVESFGQGLRVNGQ from the exons ATGTCCCAGCTGCTCCATGTGGAGATCCCGAACTTTGGAGCCACAGTTCTGGGCTCCCTTAATGAGCAGCGCCTGCTGGGACACTACTGCGATGTATCCATCCTGGTCAAAG GTCAGGCGTTCAAAGCCCACCGGGCCGTTTTGGCTGCCAGCAGCCTCTACTTTCGTGACCTCTTCAGCACCTCCACCAAGACCCAATTTGAGTTGCCCTCCTCAGTCACACCTGCTTGCTTTGAGCAGATCCTCACTTTCTGCTATACAGGGAAGCTAACCATGGCAGCTAGTGAACAGCTGGTGGTCATGTACACAGCTGGCTACCTCCAAATCCAGCATATAGTTGAAAGAGGCATGGACCTAATGTTCAAAGCGAACTCACCTCACTGTGACTCGCAAACAGCAGGGTCCTTAGAGGAAACGGGATCCGAGCCGCAGAGTCCTTGTAATAATGGTAACGGTCTAGCGGTGGCTGCCCTTTTGGCAACCCCTGGTTGGTCTCCATCCCTAATCATGCCGCACCGTAAGATTAAACTAGAGGGGGCTGACCCAACACCCCTGACAATACCCTCGACACAAACCAAGATTTCGTCTTCGGAGTTGGGGAGTCGGCTGGCGAGGGCCAGTTCACTGTTCTACACAACGGCTGGAGGGACCCCCATCCCTGGTATGCCTTCTTACCACCTACAAGGGGCCAGTGGAGGtggaacaggaggaggagctggagttGAAAGGTCCAGTCCTGGATCGTCCAGCCTGCCCACCACTGACAGTCCCACATCCTACCAGAATGAGGATGAGGAGTTTGAAGAAGAGCCATATGACGGAATCACAGAGGATGCCTATAGTCATCTCTATGGACGTTCAGCTAACCCCTACGGGA TCCAGGACAAGCCAGAGATGGCAGCGGTGCCCTTGGCCTTGGAGAACCGCAACTGTGTGCTGATCCGCAGGGACCTGGTGGCACTGCCTGCAAGCCTCATCAGCCAGATAGGCTACCGCTGCCACCCAAAGCTCTACACTGAGGGCGACCCTGGGGAGAAGCTGGAATTGGTAGCTG GTACACAGGTGTTCATGACTCGAGGCCAGCTGATGAATTGTCATCTATGTGCTGGTATCAAACACAAAGTCTTGCTCCGGCGTCTGCTAGCCACGTTCTTTGATAG AAACACTTTAGCCAATAGCTGTGGGACAGGTATCCGTTCTTCTACTAGTGACCCCAGTAGGAAACCCCTGGACAGCAGGGTCCTCAACGCTGTCAAAC TCTACTGTCAAAATTTCAACCCTAACTTCAAGGAGAGTGAAATGAATGTGATTGCTGCTGACATGTGCACAAATGCAAGACGTGTCCGCAAGCGATGGTTGCCCAAGATCAAGTCCATGCTGCCTGATGGCATGGAAGTGTACCGTGCGGGAATGGGCATGGGTGCTGCTGTGGGCCTGGGCCTGGCACTGGGTGCCCCTCAAGCAGGGGTACACCTCCCCTTTGAGCCTGATTTCAAGACCCTAGAGCAAAGGTTGTATCCAGACCGCAAGGACCCTCTCAGGACTCACCCACCGCTGACAGAGGGCAGCCCCGGGTCTGGGGCAGCTGGAGCAGAGGCTGAAGGTGAAGGTGAAGGAGTAGTCcaggaggaacaggaggaggatgaggatgaagcTGGGTTAGAGGGTGTAGATGGATCACTGGGGGCGCCATCTTTGATCCCAGGGGCTGAGGCGGGTGATTGTGGTGACACGCCGCCTGAGCAGGAAGTGGAAAGTTTTGGACAAGGTCTGAGGGTGAATGGACAGTGA